A single window of Streptomyces sp. NBC_00464 DNA harbors:
- a CDS encoding amidohydrolase, with translation MSRESDADQPGSGGVSQGSRVLPGTLPESLRAELIAFRRDLHMHPELGNQEFRTTAAIKARLEQAGLEPRVLASGTGLMCDVGTRSEGTRPMLALRADIDALPIPDTKTGVPYRSTVPDRAHACGHDIHTTTVLGAGLVLAELDRQGLLPNPVRLIFQPAEEVLPGGAPDAIESGVLEGVGRIVGVHCDPKVDVGRIGLRVGAITSACDRLELSLDGPGGHTARPHLTTDLVTAAAKVATEVPALLARRVDARAGLAVTWGRLETGHACNVIPQHAELSGTVRCLDLKAWREAPDLVHAAIDEVAGMHGAKTVINYIRGVPPVVNDAAAIDLLSGAMSARRGSYAIEDTEQSLGGEDFSWYLEHTPGAMARLGVRTPGDTRGLDLHRGNFDADEEAITVGVELFTASALLHMVD, from the coding sequence ATGTCCCGTGAGTCCGATGCCGATCAGCCCGGAAGTGGCGGCGTGAGCCAGGGCAGCCGCGTACTGCCCGGCACGCTGCCCGAATCCCTGCGTGCCGAGCTCATCGCCTTCCGCCGCGATCTGCACATGCACCCCGAGCTCGGCAACCAGGAGTTCCGCACCACCGCGGCCATCAAGGCCCGGCTGGAGCAGGCAGGGCTTGAGCCGCGGGTGCTCGCCTCCGGGACGGGGCTCATGTGTGACGTCGGGACGCGGAGCGAGGGGACGCGGCCCATGCTGGCGCTGCGGGCCGACATCGACGCGCTGCCGATCCCGGACACCAAGACGGGCGTCCCGTACCGCTCCACCGTGCCCGACCGGGCGCACGCCTGCGGGCACGACATCCACACCACCACCGTCCTCGGTGCCGGCCTCGTGCTCGCCGAGCTGGACCGGCAGGGGCTGCTGCCCAACCCGGTGCGGCTGATCTTCCAGCCGGCCGAGGAGGTGCTGCCCGGCGGGGCGCCCGACGCGATCGAGTCGGGGGTGCTGGAGGGGGTCGGCCGGATCGTGGGGGTGCACTGCGACCCCAAGGTCGACGTGGGCCGGATCGGGCTGCGGGTCGGGGCGATCACCTCCGCCTGCGACCGCCTTGAGCTGTCCCTGGACGGCCCCGGCGGCCACACCGCCCGCCCGCACCTGACCACGGACCTGGTCACCGCCGCCGCCAAGGTCGCCACCGAGGTGCCCGCGCTGCTGGCCCGCCGGGTCGACGCGAGGGCCGGGCTGGCGGTGACGTGGGGACGGCTGGAGACAGGGCACGCGTGCAACGTGATCCCGCAACACGCCGAACTGTCGGGCACGGTTCGCTGCCTGGACCTGAAGGCGTGGCGGGAGGCACCGGACCTGGTGCACGCTGCGATCGACGAGGTGGCCGGGATGCACGGCGCGAAGACGGTGATCAACTACATCCGGGGTGTCCCGCCCGTGGTGAACGACGCGGCCGCGATCGACCTGCTGTCGGGAGCGATGTCCGCCCGCCGCGGTTCGTATGCAATCGAGGACACCGAACAGAGCCTGGGCGGGGAGGACTTCTCCTGGTATCTGGAGCACACGCCCGGGGCGATGGCGCGCCTCGGAGTGCGTACGCCCGGCGACACGCGCGGGCTCGACCTGCACCGCGGCAACTTCGACGCGGACGAGGAGGCGATCACCGTGGGGGTGGAGCTCTTCACCGCCTCCGCGCTGCTTCACATGGTGGACTGA
- a CDS encoding glycosyltransferase family 2 protein — MVKLSVIVPFYNVQTYAPDTLRSLLANAREDFEFILVDDCSTDGTADILHRAQEDIPGVVVLRHEQNGGLATARNTGLDAARGEYIAFLDGDDWLAPGYYTELVARAESLDCDFVRTDHVQANGRERTVQRAPHGLRDVPLDPRAAILPATRSTMVDYPYAWAGICHRRLLDRGLLHFTDGLRTAEDRPWIWRLHRQAESFAVTGMLGLFYRRGVSTSLTQIGDVRQLDFIRAFDQVVRETAADRDADALLPKAVRTYCAVISHHVNSIERFEPSVARTLKSLSSAALKRMPQQVLDEALDSMDGQRATLLRRLRRRPHTAREVAAA, encoded by the coding sequence GTGGTTAAGCTCTCCGTCATCGTGCCGTTCTACAACGTGCAGACATACGCGCCCGACACCCTCAGAAGCCTGCTGGCCAACGCCCGCGAGGACTTCGAATTCATTCTCGTCGACGATTGCTCGACCGACGGGACGGCGGACATTCTGCATCGTGCCCAGGAGGACATTCCGGGGGTGGTGGTGCTCAGACACGAACAGAACGGCGGACTGGCCACCGCACGCAACACCGGTCTGGACGCGGCCCGCGGCGAGTACATCGCCTTCCTGGACGGCGACGACTGGCTGGCACCCGGCTACTACACCGAACTCGTGGCCCGCGCCGAGAGCCTGGACTGCGACTTCGTCCGTACGGACCATGTCCAGGCCAACGGCCGGGAGCGCACCGTGCAACGCGCACCGCACGGACTCAGGGACGTACCCCTGGATCCCCGCGCGGCGATCCTGCCCGCCACCCGGTCCACGATGGTCGACTATCCGTACGCCTGGGCCGGGATCTGTCACCGCCGGCTGCTGGACCGCGGTCTGCTGCATTTCACGGACGGGCTGCGCACGGCGGAGGACCGGCCGTGGATCTGGCGGCTGCACCGGCAGGCGGAATCCTTCGCGGTGACCGGAATGCTGGGTCTCTTCTACCGGCGCGGTGTTTCCACCTCACTGACCCAGATCGGGGACGTACGCCAACTCGATTTCATCCGGGCGTTCGACCAGGTCGTACGGGAAACGGCAGCGGACCGTGACGCGGATGCCCTGCTGCCGAAGGCCGTGCGGACGTATTGCGCCGTCATTTCTCATCACGTCAACTCGATCGAAAGGTTCGAACCCTCCGTGGCGCGGACATTGAAGTCGCTCAGCTCGGCGGCCCTGAAGCGCATGCCGCAACAGGTGCTCGACGAGGCACTGGACTCGATGGACGGGCAGCGTGCGACGCTGCTGCGCCGGCTGCGCCGTCGGCCGCACACCGCGAGGGAGGTCGCTGCCGCATGA
- a CDS encoding BMP family lipoprotein has protein sequence MRRVSKITAACAVTAALALTATACGSSSDEDTSSDSGQMKIGMAYDVGGRGDNSFNDSAARGLDKAKAEFDAQTKELTAKNGETPADREQRLQSLAEGGYNPVIAVGFAYKDAVDKIAPKYPKVNFGLVDSVADAKNVDSIVFTEEQGSYLAGVAAALKSKDGKVGFIGGVDLPLIKKFAAGFQQGVKDTKPSATVQIQYLSTGSDLSGFGSPDKGKAAAKGMLDKGIDVIFAAAGGSGAGSIEAVAGQKGAWSIGVDSDQALDPALSKYKDTILTSVVKNVDTGVFDLVKSVKDGKPLTGTQTYSLAKGGVSLTTTGDHLKDIQAQLDAAKKKIVDGDITVKTTT, from the coding sequence TTGCGCCGGGTATCCAAGATCACCGCCGCGTGTGCTGTCACCGCAGCTCTCGCGCTCACCGCCACCGCGTGCGGCAGTTCGTCCGACGAGGACACCAGCTCCGACTCGGGTCAGATGAAGATCGGCATGGCCTACGACGTCGGCGGCCGTGGCGACAACTCGTTCAACGACTCCGCCGCTCGCGGCCTGGACAAGGCCAAGGCCGAGTTCGACGCCCAGACGAAGGAGCTCACCGCCAAGAACGGTGAGACCCCCGCCGACCGTGAGCAGCGTCTGCAGTCGCTGGCCGAGGGCGGTTACAACCCGGTCATCGCCGTCGGCTTCGCGTACAAGGACGCGGTCGACAAGATCGCGCCCAAGTACCCGAAGGTGAACTTCGGCCTGGTCGACTCGGTCGCCGACGCGAAGAACGTCGACTCGATCGTCTTCACCGAGGAGCAGGGCTCGTACCTCGCCGGTGTCGCGGCCGCGCTGAAGTCGAAGGACGGCAAGGTCGGCTTCATCGGTGGTGTGGACCTCCCGCTGATCAAGAAGTTCGCCGCCGGTTTCCAGCAGGGCGTCAAGGACACCAAGCCCAGCGCCACGGTGCAGATCCAGTACCTGTCCACCGGCTCGGACCTGTCCGGCTTCGGCAGCCCCGACAAGGGCAAGGCCGCCGCCAAGGGCATGCTCGACAAGGGCATCGACGTCATCTTCGCCGCCGCGGGCGGTTCGGGTGCCGGTTCGATCGAGGCCGTCGCGGGCCAGAAGGGTGCCTGGTCCATCGGAGTCGACTCCGACCAGGCCCTGGACCCGGCGCTGTCCAAGTACAAGGACACGATCCTGACCTCGGTCGTCAAGAACGTCGACACCGGCGTCTTCGACCTGGTCAAGTCCGTCAAGGACGGCAAGCCGCTGACCGGCACGCAGACGTACTCCCTGGCCAAGGGCGGCGTCAGCCTGACCACCACGGGTGACCACCTCAAGGACATCCAGGCCCAGCTCG
- a CDS encoding type II toxin-antitoxin system Phd/YefM family antitoxin, with the protein MEAVRQYNGHEAKTHLAHILEQVATCEEVVISKAGQPVAKVVPLGARVKRTGRGSLRGQIRINDGFAELPDDIADAFGMR; encoded by the coding sequence GTGGAAGCAGTTCGTCAGTACAACGGCCATGAGGCCAAGACCCACCTCGCGCACATCCTGGAGCAGGTGGCCACCTGCGAGGAAGTCGTGATCTCCAAGGCGGGACAGCCGGTGGCGAAGGTCGTGCCGCTGGGCGCCCGGGTCAAGCGGACCGGGCGTGGCTCGCTACGGGGGCAGATCCGCATCAACGACGGCTTCGCCGAACTGCCGGACGACATCGCTGACGCCTTCGGGATGCGCTGA
- a CDS encoding acylneuraminate cytidylyltransferase, translated as MTQPTVLAVIPARGGSKGVPAKNLAQVGGVPLVVRAVRACLASSEVTDVVVTTDAPAVAEAARAAGEALGESARLHCVQRPEAIAGDTATSEAAVLHALDTYEAEHGKAVDVVLLVQCTSPFVAREDIDGVAAAVAREGADTAVTVAPFHGFLWRDGSAVEDHNYGVNHDKAVRPRRQDRPEDLLETGAAYAMDAAGFRTHRHRFFGHTALVRTDPARVLEIDDPHDLARARALAPLLDPAPLPTREDIDAVVLDFDGTQTDDRVLIDSDGRETVAVHRGDGLGIAALRKAGLPLLILSTEQNPVVAARAHKLRVPVLHGIDRKDLALKQWCDEQSIAPERVLYVGNDVNDLPCFALAGWPVAVASAHDSVRAAARAVTTTPGGFGAIREIAAWLLGPTLTTSTPTAPTK; from the coding sequence ATGACGCAGCCCACCGTGCTCGCCGTGATCCCCGCCCGCGGCGGATCAAAGGGCGTACCCGCCAAGAACCTCGCCCAGGTCGGCGGTGTACCGCTCGTCGTCCGCGCGGTCCGCGCCTGCCTGGCGTCGAGCGAGGTGACGGACGTCGTCGTGACGACCGACGCCCCCGCCGTCGCGGAGGCGGCCCGCGCCGCCGGTGAAGCCCTCGGCGAATCGGCCCGGCTGCACTGCGTCCAGCGCCCCGAAGCCATCGCGGGTGACACCGCGACCAGCGAGGCCGCCGTGCTGCACGCGCTGGACACGTACGAGGCGGAGCACGGCAAGGCCGTGGACGTGGTGCTGCTCGTCCAGTGCACCAGCCCCTTCGTCGCCCGCGAGGACATCGACGGCGTCGCCGCCGCGGTCGCCCGCGAAGGCGCCGACACCGCCGTCACCGTCGCCCCGTTCCACGGCTTCCTGTGGCGCGACGGCAGCGCGGTCGAGGACCACAACTACGGCGTCAACCACGACAAGGCCGTCCGCCCCCGCCGCCAGGACCGCCCCGAGGACCTCCTCGAAACAGGCGCCGCCTACGCGATGGACGCGGCCGGATTCCGTACCCACCGCCACCGCTTCTTCGGTCACACCGCCCTGGTGCGCACCGACCCCGCCCGGGTCCTGGAGATCGACGACCCGCACGACCTGGCACGCGCCCGCGCCCTGGCCCCGCTCCTGGACCCGGCGCCGCTGCCCACCCGCGAGGACATCGACGCGGTCGTCCTCGACTTCGACGGCACCCAGACCGACGACCGGGTCCTCATCGACTCCGACGGCCGCGAGACCGTCGCCGTCCACCGGGGCGACGGACTCGGCATCGCCGCCCTGCGCAAGGCGGGCCTCCCCCTCCTGATCCTCTCCACGGAACAGAACCCGGTCGTCGCCGCCCGCGCCCACAAGCTCCGCGTCCCCGTCCTGCACGGCATCGACCGCAAGGACCTCGCGCTCAAGCAGTGGTGCGACGAGCAGTCCATCGCCCCCGAACGCGTCCTGTACGTCGGCAACGACGTCAACGACCTCCCCTGCTTCGCACTCGCCGGCTGGCCCGTCGCCGTCGCGAGCGCGCACGACTCGGTACGCGCCGCGGCGCGCGCCGTGACCACCACCCCCGGCGGCTTCGGCGCCATCCGCGAGATCGCGGCCTGGCTGCTCGGCCCCACCCTCACCACTTCCACCCCCACCGCTCCCACCAAGTAA
- a CDS encoding DUF6716 putative glycosyltransferase, with protein sequence MPPRTEKTSTLRVAVLADSDTRWKWGALTARRLTTGDGGAPTPRTEISGLLLRGRATPTPRQLAEVGDVGIDTDRVREVTAVEFLQTVRDEGYDLVVLALVGGAVQAMLHGLAALRLSARPVVVTGYVGVVYEKLADGLLLRHGADVVLANSRHDAERFRAVYEGVGADASAVTEAALPFLGGAPHTPEQGRDTVVFAAQPSVPASRADRTYLLRRLVEHARLHPRREVLLKLRSKPGEHTTHIEELPYQRLAEKLPGGLPPNFRLVYGHMGEVLDRTDLLVTVSSTAALESLHRRIPTAVLTDLGVRETLGNHHFIGSGLLTSWDHLDGGAHPEPDAAWLAGQGVAADGTYATAYDTARARVTALLAQDRLPRLAPYYTPATAPGYLPGILARHHLAPDGHPLPGAAAPRETGRVRGAVREAVRDAARGAYRHGVQRVAPVIRRMGEL encoded by the coding sequence GTGCCCCCACGTACCGAAAAGACGAGCACCCTCCGGGTAGCCGTACTCGCCGACTCCGACACCCGATGGAAGTGGGGCGCGCTCACCGCGCGCCGACTGACCACGGGTGACGGGGGCGCGCCCACGCCCCGTACGGAGATCAGCGGACTGCTGCTGCGCGGCCGGGCGACCCCGACACCCCGGCAGCTCGCCGAGGTCGGCGACGTCGGCATCGACACCGACCGGGTGCGCGAGGTGACGGCCGTCGAGTTCCTGCAGACCGTGCGCGACGAGGGGTACGACCTCGTGGTCCTCGCCCTCGTCGGCGGCGCCGTCCAGGCGATGCTGCACGGACTCGCCGCACTCCGGCTGTCGGCCCGGCCCGTCGTCGTCACCGGCTACGTCGGCGTCGTCTACGAGAAGCTCGCCGACGGACTGCTGCTGCGGCACGGCGCCGACGTCGTCCTCGCCAACTCCCGCCACGACGCCGAGCGATTCCGCGCCGTGTACGAGGGAGTGGGCGCCGACGCATCGGCCGTCACGGAGGCCGCCCTGCCGTTCCTCGGCGGCGCCCCGCACACCCCCGAACAGGGCCGCGACACCGTCGTGTTCGCCGCCCAGCCCTCCGTGCCCGCCTCCCGCGCCGACCGTACGTACCTGCTGCGCAGGCTCGTCGAGCACGCCAGGCTGCACCCGCGGCGCGAGGTGCTCCTCAAGCTGCGCTCCAAGCCCGGCGAGCACACCACACACATCGAGGAACTCCCGTACCAGCGCCTCGCCGAGAAACTGCCCGGCGGCCTCCCGCCCAACTTCCGGCTCGTGTACGGGCACATGGGCGAGGTCCTGGACCGCACCGACCTGCTGGTCACCGTCTCCTCGACCGCCGCCCTGGAGTCCCTGCACCGGCGCATCCCCACCGCGGTCCTCACCGACCTCGGGGTGCGCGAGACCCTCGGCAACCACCACTTCATCGGCTCGGGCCTGCTCACCTCCTGGGACCACCTCGACGGCGGCGCCCACCCGGAGCCCGACGCCGCATGGCTGGCCGGCCAGGGCGTCGCCGCCGACGGCACCTACGCCACGGCCTACGACACCGCCCGCGCCCGGGTCACCGCCCTGCTGGCGCAGGACCGGCTGCCCAGGCTCGCGCCCTACTACACACCCGCCACCGCCCCCGGCTACCTCCCCGGCATCCTCGCCCGCCACCACCTGGCCCCCGACGGCCACCCGCTCCCGGGCGCCGCGGCGCCCAGGGAGACCGGCCGGGTCAGGGGAGCGGTGCGCGAGGCGGTCCGCGACGCGGCCCGGGGCGCGTACCGCCACGGCGTCCAGCGGGTCGCCCCCGTCATCCGACGGATGGGCGAGCTGTGA
- a CDS encoding N-acetylneuraminate synthase family protein: MSTSRLRTLGNRTAGPGHPVYVTGEIGINHNGDLDNALKLIDVAAEAGCDAVKFQKRTPEICTPRDQWDIERDTPWGRMTYIDYRHRVEFGETEYRAISEHCAERGIDWFASPWDTEAVAFLEKFDVPAHKVASASLTDDELLRSLRATGRTVILSTGMSTPRQIRHAVEVLGSDNILLCHATSTYPAKAEELNLRVINTLQQEYPNVPIGYSGHETGLQTTLAAVALGAAFVERHITLDRAMWGSDQAASVEPQGLTRLVRDIRTIEASLGDGVKKVYESELGPMKKLRRVPGVVAESGETAQAAEPVAV; encoded by the coding sequence ATGAGCACCTCCCGACTGCGCACCCTCGGCAACCGCACCGCCGGCCCCGGCCACCCCGTCTACGTCACCGGCGAGATCGGCATCAACCACAACGGCGACCTCGACAACGCCCTCAAGCTGATCGACGTGGCCGCCGAAGCCGGCTGCGACGCCGTCAAGTTCCAGAAGCGCACCCCCGAGATCTGCACCCCGCGCGACCAGTGGGACATCGAGCGCGACACCCCCTGGGGCCGGATGACTTACATCGACTACCGCCACCGCGTGGAGTTCGGCGAGACCGAGTACCGGGCCATCTCCGAGCACTGCGCCGAGCGCGGCATCGACTGGTTCGCCTCCCCGTGGGACACCGAGGCCGTCGCCTTCCTGGAGAAGTTCGACGTCCCCGCCCACAAGGTCGCCTCCGCGTCCCTCACCGACGACGAGCTGCTGCGCTCGCTGCGCGCCACCGGCCGCACGGTGATCCTCTCCACCGGCATGTCGACCCCGCGCCAGATCCGGCACGCCGTCGAGGTCCTCGGCTCGGACAACATCCTTCTCTGCCACGCCACTTCGACGTACCCGGCCAAGGCCGAGGAGCTGAACCTCCGGGTCATCAACACCCTCCAGCAGGAGTACCCCAACGTCCCGATCGGCTACAGCGGCCACGAGACGGGCCTGCAGACCACGCTGGCCGCCGTCGCACTCGGCGCCGCGTTCGTCGAGCGCCACATCACCCTCGACCGCGCCATGTGGGGCTCCGACCAGGCCGCGTCCGTCGAGCCGCAGGGCCTGACCCGCCTGGTCCGCGACATCCGCACCATCGAGGCCTCCCTCGGCGACGGCGTCAAGAAGGTGTACGAGTCGGAGCTCGGCCCGATGAAGAAGCTCCGCCGGGTCCCGGGCGTCGTGGCAGAGAGCGGCGAGACGGCCCAGGCCGCCGAGCCGGTCGCGGTCTGA